One genomic region from Deinococcus roseus encodes:
- a CDS encoding GH1 family beta-glucosidase encodes MTVKSADPIQKVSALGMPQFPTGFVWGTATSSFQIEGATFEGGRSPSIWDTFCATEGKIIDQTNGEVACDHYHLWEQDLDLIKSLGVQAYRFSIAWPRVIPSGKGEINQEGLDFYERIVDGLIERGIEPHVTLYHWDLPQCLQDIGGWENRDVAYYFADYAAVVADRLGSRVKSYATFNEPWCVSILSNELGHHAPGKFDRKAALAVAHHLHLAHGLALQRLRTMNLTSQLGIVLNLTPAYAASETEADKAEAWLADGKGNRWFLDPILKGSYPQDVWDHYSEDVRPTVLPGDLALSSQPIDFMGINYYTRAFVSTADQQLPADTKYTDMGWEEYPSGLSDLLIRLHKDYNLPDIYITENGAAYPDKVADDGQVHDTDRINYLSEHFKAAHKTIEAGVPLKGYFVWSLMDNFEWAFGYSKRFGVVYVDYETQQRILKDSALWYQDFLKQQ; translated from the coding sequence ATGACTGTCAAATCCGCCGATCCGATTCAAAAAGTTTCTGCTCTGGGCATGCCCCAGTTCCCCACAGGGTTTGTGTGGGGCACGGCCACCAGCAGCTTCCAGATTGAAGGTGCAACCTTTGAAGGGGGGCGCAGTCCCAGCATCTGGGACACCTTCTGCGCCACCGAAGGCAAGATCATTGACCAGACCAACGGAGAGGTGGCTTGCGACCACTACCACCTGTGGGAACAGGACCTGGATCTGATCAAGAGCCTGGGAGTGCAAGCCTACCGCTTCTCCATCGCCTGGCCACGCGTGATTCCCAGCGGCAAAGGTGAAATCAACCAGGAAGGCCTGGACTTCTACGAGCGCATCGTGGACGGCCTGATCGAGCGCGGCATCGAGCCCCACGTGACCCTGTACCACTGGGATCTGCCCCAGTGCCTGCAGGACATTGGAGGCTGGGAAAACCGCGATGTGGCCTATTACTTTGCAGATTATGCAGCTGTGGTTGCTGATCGCCTGGGCAGCCGCGTCAAGAGTTACGCCACCTTCAATGAGCCCTGGTGCGTGTCCATCCTGTCCAACGAACTGGGGCACCACGCTCCCGGCAAGTTCGACCGCAAAGCTGCACTGGCCGTGGCCCACCACCTGCACCTCGCACACGGTCTGGCCCTGCAACGCCTGCGAACCATGAACCTGACCAGCCAGCTGGGCATTGTGCTGAACCTCACCCCTGCCTACGCTGCCAGTGAAACTGAAGCCGACAAAGCCGAAGCCTGGCTTGCCGATGGCAAGGGCAACCGCTGGTTTTTAGACCCCATCCTGAAAGGTTCTTACCCCCAGGACGTGTGGGACCACTACAGCGAAGACGTGCGCCCCACCGTGCTGCCCGGAGACCTGGCCCTGTCTTCACAGCCCATTGATTTCATGGGGATCAACTATTACACCCGTGCTTTTGTGTCCACGGCAGACCAGCAACTTCCCGCAGACACCAAGTACACCGACATGGGCTGGGAAGAATACCCCTCTGGCCTCAGTGATTTGCTGATCCGCCTGCACAAGGACTACAACCTGCCTGACATCTACATCACCGAGAACGGCGCAGCTTACCCGGACAAGGTGGCAGACGACGGCCAGGTGCATGACACCGACCGCATCAATTACCTCTCCGAGCACTTCAAAGCTGCCCACAAAACCATCGAAGCCGGAGTGCCCCTGAAGGGTTACTTCGTGTGGTCCCTGATGGACAACTTTGAGTGGGCCTTTGGGTACAGCAAACGCTTCGGGGTGGTCTATGTGGACTACGAAACCCAGCAGCGCATCCTGAAAGACAGTGCATTATGGTATCAGGACTTCCTGAAACAGCAATAA
- a CDS encoding glycoside hydrolase family 43 protein, which produces MVSGLPETAITPAGPQAHRIQNPVLRGFNPDPSILRVGEDFYLATSTFEWFPGVQIHHSRDLVNWKLLTRPLNRTSQLDMLGNPDSGGIWAPCLTHDGERFYLIYTDVKHWGNLREPFKDTHNYLVTAENIEGPWSEPIYLNSSGFDPSLFHDDDGRKWLVNMLWDWRKGKNPFAGTVLQEYDAVQQKLVGPIKKIFSGSSIGLTEGPHIYKRGDFYHLMVAEGGTSYDHAVTVARSRTLDGPYELDPQTPLLTSRNHPELPIQKAGHASLTDTPSGEWYLAHLCGRPLETGTLGHCLLGRETSLQKVEWTEEGWLRLVSGKNTPEQDVPAPQLPAHPWPKEPELDGFDSPTLNLHFQSLRIPVTEHWLSLSERPGFLRLKGQESLLSRHRQSLIARRLQAFRAEAETCVEFSPESFQQMAGLVAFYDVRHWVYLRVSFSEENGRNLQLLQCDAGKYDEPTTEIPLDPHQQKVWMRVTFQHDTFHFSYALDGQNWTRLGPDFQSSKLSDDYVNGLAFTGAFVGMCVQDLGGTRKAADFDFFRYTELE; this is translated from the coding sequence ATGGTATCAGGACTTCCTGAAACAGCAATAACCCCTGCTGGGCCGCAAGCCCACAGGATCCAGAACCCCGTTTTGCGGGGTTTTAATCCTGATCCCAGCATTCTGCGGGTCGGTGAGGACTTCTATCTGGCGACCTCCACCTTCGAGTGGTTTCCCGGAGTGCAGATCCACCACTCCCGCGATCTGGTGAACTGGAAACTGCTGACCCGCCCTTTGAATCGCACTTCCCAGCTGGACATGCTGGGCAATCCTGACTCTGGTGGCATCTGGGCACCCTGTCTGACCCACGATGGTGAGAGGTTTTACCTGATCTACACCGATGTGAAACACTGGGGCAATTTGAGGGAGCCTTTCAAAGACACCCACAATTACCTGGTGACCGCAGAAAACATCGAAGGTCCCTGGAGTGAACCCATTTACCTGAACAGCAGCGGTTTTGACCCCAGCCTCTTTCACGATGATGACGGCAGAAAATGGCTGGTCAACATGCTGTGGGACTGGCGCAAAGGCAAAAACCCCTTCGCCGGAACCGTGTTGCAGGAATACGATGCCGTGCAGCAGAAACTGGTCGGACCCATCAAGAAGATCTTTTCTGGTTCTTCCATTGGCCTGACCGAAGGCCCCCACATCTACAAAAGAGGTGACTTCTATCACCTGATGGTGGCTGAAGGCGGAACCAGTTACGACCATGCGGTGACCGTGGCCCGTTCCAGAACCCTGGATGGTCCTTACGAACTGGATCCCCAGACGCCCCTGCTGACCTCCAGAAACCATCCAGAGCTGCCCATCCAGAAAGCCGGTCATGCCAGCCTGACAGACACCCCATCTGGCGAATGGTACCTGGCCCACCTGTGTGGCAGACCCCTGGAAACCGGAACGCTGGGACACTGCTTGCTGGGTCGGGAAACCTCCCTGCAAAAGGTGGAATGGACTGAAGAGGGCTGGCTGAGGCTGGTTTCGGGCAAGAACACCCCTGAACAGGACGTTCCTGCGCCCCAACTTCCTGCCCACCCCTGGCCAAAAGAGCCTGAGCTGGACGGCTTTGATTCTCCAACCCTCAACCTGCACTTCCAGAGCCTGCGCATTCCTGTGACAGAACACTGGCTGAGCCTCTCTGAAAGACCCGGTTTCCTGCGTCTGAAAGGACAGGAATCCCTGCTCTCCAGACACAGACAGAGCCTGATCGCCAGAAGGTTGCAAGCTTTCAGAGCAGAAGCAGAAACCTGTGTGGAATTTTCACCCGAAAGCTTCCAGCAGATGGCAGGTCTGGTTGCTTTCTACGATGTGCGCCACTGGGTTTACCTGCGGGTCAGCTTCAGTGAAGAAAATGGCAGAAACCTGCAACTGCTGCAGTGCGATGCAGGCAAATACGATGAACCCACCACAGAAATTCCTCTTGATCCACACCAGCAAAAAGTCTGGATGCGGGTGACTTTCCAGCACGACACCTTCCACTTCAGTTACGCCCTGGATGGTCAGAACTGGACCCGATTGGGGCCTGATTTCCAGTCCAGCAAGCTCTCCGATGACTACGTGAATGGTCTGGCTTTCACGGGCGCTTTTGTGGGCATGTGTGTCCAGGACCTCGGCGGCACCCGCAAAGCCGCTGACTTCGATTTCTTCCGCTATACCGAGCTGGAATGA
- a CDS encoding FtsW/RodA/SpoVE family cell cycle protein, protein MIRYEVALPLLILALLGVGLVAVSSAATPADFQKQILGIGISLVPMGILWVTGRERLYRFSFLIYGLALLLLVATMVIGREVNGSRNWLVIGPLQFQPLEIAKLALIITLARVMKGGYQGLRSYFFPLLLFLPILGLVIKEDFGGAMVLSGIFAGMMLVYRIPIWHFLAVVVAVAIAFPTVVYPKLQPYQQQRLTIFINPMKDARNYGYQQVQGMIAIGSGGLMGKGYKQGTQTQNGFVPFPHTDFIFAAWAEEQGFVGAIFLLVLFGALFWRLAVMGGESPHLQDQLLFAGVLGQMGAQSLENMGATMSLLPLTGITLPLVSYGLSSLISVLSTLAMAYVIHRDRYNSI, encoded by the coding sequence ATGATTCGGTATGAAGTTGCACTCCCCCTGCTGATCCTGGCCCTGCTTGGTGTGGGTCTGGTGGCGGTCAGTTCTGCAGCCACCCCTGCAGATTTTCAAAAACAGATTCTGGGCATCGGCATCAGTCTGGTTCCCATGGGCATTTTGTGGGTCACGGGCAGAGAACGTCTGTACCGTTTCTCTTTTCTGATTTACGGTCTGGCTTTGCTCTTGCTGGTCGCCACCATGGTGATTGGCCGCGAGGTCAACGGTTCCCGCAACTGGCTGGTGATTGGCCCTCTGCAATTCCAGCCTCTGGAAATTGCCAAACTGGCCCTGATCATCACCCTTGCAAGGGTGATGAAAGGTGGTTATCAGGGTCTGAGGAGTTACTTCTTTCCCCTGCTCTTGTTCCTGCCCATCCTGGGATTGGTGATCAAAGAAGATTTCGGGGGAGCCATGGTGCTCAGCGGAATCTTTGCAGGCATGATGCTGGTGTACCGCATTCCCATCTGGCATTTTCTGGCGGTGGTGGTGGCGGTGGCCATTGCTTTTCCCACGGTGGTCTATCCGAAATTGCAGCCTTACCAGCAGCAACGCCTGACCATCTTCATCAACCCCATGAAAGATGCCCGCAACTATGGCTACCAGCAGGTGCAGGGCATGATTGCCATTGGATCAGGGGGCCTGATGGGCAAGGGCTACAAGCAGGGCACCCAGACCCAGAACGGCTTTGTGCCTTTCCCTCACACCGATTTTATTTTTGCAGCCTGGGCTGAAGAGCAGGGTTTTGTGGGGGCCATCTTCCTGCTGGTGCTGTTTGGGGCGCTGTTCTGGCGGCTGGCAGTGATGGGCGGAGAAAGCCCGCACTTGCAGGACCAGTTGCTGTTTGCAGGGGTGCTGGGCCAGATGGGGGCCCAATCCCTGGAAAACATGGGAGCCACCATGTCCCTGCTGCCCCTGACCGGTATCACCCTCCCTCTGGTGTCTTACGGCCTGAGTTCCCTGATTTCGGTGCTCTCCACGCTGGCCATGGCTTACGTGATTCATCGGGACCGTTACAACAGCATTTGA
- a CDS encoding aldo/keto reductase family protein, with protein sequence MEYRKLGRSGLKVSEISLGGWVTFGNQVTDTDLTRDIILKAYESGINFFDQADVYAGGKSEEMMGNVLKELPRHRLVISSKVYWPMSDDVNDRGLSRKHILGSIDRSLKRLQTEYLDIYFAHRYDLETPIEETVMAFDQVVRDGKALYWGTSEWTAAQIAEAVAFAKANGLHAPVVEQPQYSLMYRDRVEKEILPYTDPHGLGLVVWSPLGMGMLTGKYDNGIPEGTRMAQNEGFAKRFVTDENVEKVRQFKAIADDLNLTRSELALAWVLRQKGVSSAIIGATKVSHVEDNIRAAGVKLSDDVLARIETLFPGKTSVY encoded by the coding sequence ATGGAATACCGCAAACTGGGCAGAAGTGGCCTGAAGGTCAGCGAAATTTCTCTGGGAGGCTGGGTGACCTTCGGAAACCAGGTGACAGACACCGATTTGACCCGAGACATCATCCTGAAAGCCTACGAGTCGGGCATCAACTTCTTTGATCAGGCTGATGTGTACGCTGGAGGCAAATCCGAAGAAATGATGGGGAATGTCCTGAAAGAACTCCCCCGTCACCGTCTGGTGATCTCCAGCAAGGTCTACTGGCCCATGTCCGATGATGTGAACGACCGGGGCCTGAGCCGCAAGCACATTCTGGGCAGCATTGACCGCAGCCTGAAGCGCCTGCAGACCGAATACCTGGACATTTACTTTGCCCACCGTTATGACCTGGAAACCCCCATCGAGGAAACCGTGATGGCTTTCGATCAGGTGGTGCGGGATGGCAAAGCCCTTTACTGGGGGACCAGCGAATGGACCGCAGCCCAGATTGCCGAAGCCGTGGCCTTTGCAAAAGCCAACGGCCTGCATGCCCCCGTGGTCGAGCAGCCCCAGTACAGCCTGATGTACCGGGACCGGGTGGAGAAGGAAATCCTGCCCTACACCGACCCGCACGGTCTGGGGCTGGTGGTCTGGAGCCCTCTGGGCATGGGCATGCTGACCGGCAAGTACGACAACGGCATTCCCGAAGGCACCCGCATGGCGCAGAACGAGGGTTTCGCCAAACGCTTCGTGACCGATGAAAACGTGGAGAAGGTCAGGCAATTCAAAGCCATTGCCGATGACCTGAACCTGACCCGCAGCGAACTGGCCCTGGCCTGGGTGCTGCGTCAGAAGGGGGTGTCAAGCGCCATCATCGGAGCAACAAAAGTCAGCCATGTGGAAGACAACATCCGGGCTGCTGGCGTGAAGCTTTCTGATGATGTGCTGGCCCGCATTGAGACCCTCTTTCCAGGGAAAACCAGCGTCTACTGA
- a CDS encoding FKBP-type peptidyl-prolyl cis-trans isomerase, with amino-acid sequence MSGLIVEKLHEGNGPQLQKGQTVRVHYTGTLENGKKFDSSLDRGEPLEFPVGIGYVIAGWDQGLLQLKVGDKAKLTIPGDLAYGRHGIPGVIPPNATLIFDVEVVGVK; translated from the coding sequence ATGTCAGGACTCATTGTTGAAAAACTGCACGAAGGCAACGGCCCCCAGCTTCAGAAGGGCCAGACGGTGCGGGTGCATTACACCGGCACCCTGGAAAACGGCAAGAAATTTGATTCTTCCCTGGACCGCGGTGAACCCCTGGAATTTCCTGTGGGCATCGGTTACGTCATTGCCGGGTGGGACCAGGGCCTGCTGCAACTCAAAGTGGGAGACAAGGCCAAACTCACCATTCCTGGTGATCTGGCTTATGGCCGCCATGGCATTCCCGGCGTGATTCCCCCCAATGCCACCCTGATTTTTGATGTGGAAGTGGTCGGGGTCAAGTAA
- the polA gene encoding DNA polymerase I, giving the protein MSVTNSSGAAIKKIVIVDGHALAFRSYFAITSLTNSKGESLNAVFGFLKTITRLLKDEGHCILVTFDLGRTFRHDQYEGYKAGRAEMPQDLPGQIKRIKQTLDLMGIRRFEVENYEADDIIGTLSKKAEKEGYIVHILTSDRDSYQLINKNVQVIRSDWSLMTEDGVKEKYGVTVEQWVDFRAMIGDASDNIPGAKGIGEKTAAKLLQEHQTLDAILEAAKNGTLKPPKVADKILASYDDVLFSRELSCMVTDLDISLDFSEAHQRSMQEDELRDLLNELEFRSLLKELGVGTQVSAKVATEWQDAPQGAVWAFGVSKLHDLNADLKAISYATEEAAYLALPPSYSVLEGQESVQAANAKELATLATLNGIEVDPGDDPLLMAYVLDPNFASAADVAQRYLHSEWPEDVAQQASLTRKMLDELPKLFNAEQKKLYEELEKPLACVLARMELAGVKLDVPFLKGLSESVGQQLRNLEQAIYGFAGKEFNVNSRDQLETILYDELQLASGKKTKLTGKRSTAASVLEELREEHPIVGRLLEYREMAKLKGTYLDPLPSLVHPKTGRLHTTFAQTVAATGRLSSLNPNLQNIPVRSDLGREIRKGFIAEPGNVVMTADYSQIELRILAHISGDPSMIDAYLHDADIHRRTAAQIYNMHEEFVTPMQRRAAKTINFGVLYGMSAHRLTNELGISYAEANTFIQRYFNIYPKIREYIENTLAFCREHGYVQTLLGRRRYVPEIHTKNKVAREAAERVAYNMPIQGTAADIIKKAMLTLDRELQGTGARLTLQVHDELVLEVPEDRVEEASKILKSCMEGAYEMKVPLTVEVGVGKSWYEAK; this is encoded by the coding sequence ATGTCTGTAACGAATTCTTCGGGTGCTGCAATCAAGAAAATTGTGATTGTGGACGGCCATGCCCTGGCTTTCCGGTCTTACTTTGCCATCACATCCCTGACCAACTCCAAAGGCGAATCGCTGAACGCCGTTTTCGGATTCCTGAAAACCATCACACGCCTGCTCAAAGACGAGGGGCACTGCATTCTGGTCACCTTTGATCTGGGCCGCACCTTCCGGCACGACCAGTACGAGGGGTACAAGGCGGGTCGGGCAGAGATGCCCCAGGACCTTCCCGGCCAGATCAAACGCATCAAGCAGACCCTGGACCTGATGGGCATCCGCCGCTTTGAGGTTGAGAACTACGAGGCCGATGACATCATCGGAACCCTCTCCAAGAAAGCCGAAAAAGAAGGCTACATCGTTCACATCCTGACCAGCGACCGCGATTCCTACCAGCTGATCAACAAGAACGTGCAGGTGATCCGCAGCGACTGGTCCCTGATGACCGAAGACGGCGTGAAAGAGAAATACGGGGTCACGGTAGAGCAATGGGTGGACTTCCGGGCCATGATTGGTGATGCCAGCGACAACATCCCGGGAGCGAAGGGCATCGGGGAGAAAACCGCTGCCAAACTGCTGCAGGAACACCAGACCCTGGATGCCATTCTGGAAGCCGCCAAAAACGGCACCCTCAAACCCCCCAAGGTGGCAGACAAAATCCTGGCCAGTTACGACGATGTGCTGTTTTCCCGTGAGCTGTCCTGCATGGTCACCGACCTGGACATCAGCCTGGATTTTTCGGAAGCACACCAGCGTTCCATGCAGGAAGACGAGCTGCGGGATTTGCTGAACGAACTGGAATTCCGTTCGCTCTTAAAAGAACTGGGGGTGGGCACCCAGGTGTCGGCAAAAGTCGCCACCGAATGGCAGGATGCGCCCCAGGGGGCCGTGTGGGCTTTCGGGGTCAGCAAGCTCCATGACCTGAATGCAGACCTCAAAGCCATCTCCTACGCCACCGAGGAGGCTGCATATCTGGCCCTGCCCCCCAGTTACAGCGTGCTGGAAGGTCAGGAGAGTGTGCAGGCGGCCAACGCCAAGGAACTCGCCACCCTGGCCACCCTGAACGGCATCGAGGTGGACCCCGGAGACGATCCCCTCCTGATGGCTTACGTGCTGGACCCCAATTTTGCCAGTGCAGCAGATGTGGCCCAGCGGTACCTGCACAGTGAATGGCCTGAAGATGTTGCTCAGCAGGCGAGCCTGACCCGCAAAATGCTGGATGAATTGCCAAAACTCTTCAATGCAGAACAGAAAAAGCTGTACGAGGAACTGGAAAAGCCCCTCGCCTGTGTGCTGGCCCGCATGGAACTGGCCGGGGTCAAACTGGACGTGCCCTTCCTGAAAGGCCTATCAGAGAGTGTGGGGCAACAGCTTCGCAACCTGGAACAGGCCATTTACGGTTTTGCAGGCAAAGAATTCAATGTCAACTCACGTGACCAGCTGGAAACCATCCTGTACGACGAACTGCAACTGGCCAGCGGCAAGAAGACCAAACTGACCGGGAAACGCTCCACAGCGGCCAGCGTGCTGGAAGAACTGCGGGAAGAGCACCCCATTGTGGGCCGCCTGCTGGAATACCGGGAAATGGCCAAACTCAAAGGCACCTACCTGGATCCCCTCCCCTCTCTGGTGCACCCCAAAACCGGACGCCTGCACACCACTTTTGCCCAGACGGTGGCTGCCACAGGTCGCCTAAGCAGCCTGAACCCCAACCTGCAGAACATCCCGGTGCGCTCTGATCTGGGGCGTGAAATCCGCAAAGGCTTCATTGCAGAACCCGGCAACGTGGTGATGACCGCAGATTACAGCCAGATCGAACTGCGCATCCTGGCCCACATCTCCGGCGACCCCAGCATGATTGATGCCTACCTGCACGATGCAGACATCCACCGCCGCACCGCAGCGCAGATCTACAACATGCACGAGGAGTTCGTGACCCCCATGCAGCGCCGCGCAGCCAAAACCATCAACTTCGGGGTGCTGTACGGCATGAGTGCCCACCGCCTCACCAACGAACTGGGCATCAGTTACGCAGAGGCCAACACCTTCATCCAGCGTTACTTCAACATCTACCCCAAAATCCGCGAGTACATTGAAAACACCCTGGCGTTCTGTCGTGAACACGGCTATGTGCAAACCCTGCTGGGCCGCAGGCGCTACGTTCCCGAAATCCACACCAAAAACAAGGTGGCCCGAGAAGCTGCAGAACGGGTGGCCTACAACATGCCCATCCAGGGCACCGCTGCAGACATCATCAAAAAAGCCATGCTGACCCTGGACAGAGAACTGCAAGGCACCGGAGCGAGACTCACCCTGCAGGTCCACGATGAACTGGTCCTGGAAGTTCCCGAGGACCGTGTGGAAGAGGCCAGCAAGATCCTCAAATCCTGCATGGAAGGGGCTTACGAAATGAAAGTGCCCCTGACCGTGGAAGTTGGGGTGGGGAAAAGCTGGTACGAGGCGAAATAA
- a CDS encoding ABC transporter ATP-binding protein, producing MASDFPALELQNVQKTFGAFTAVHHLSLNIAAGQIYGLLGPNGAGKTTTLRMIAGLLIPDQGNIRILGESVVSHPQQAKRPLAYLPDEPLLYGKLRPMEHLEFVAGLWGMKASEAYREAEELLKWLDLWQHRSAFTESYSRGMKQKLALAAALIHKPQVMVLDEPLTGLDAAAARQVKDLLSQFVKDGNTVVLTTHILEVAERMAERIAIINKGQIIAEGSLQELRTQSGDTEGSLEDVFLDLVGEA from the coding sequence ATGGCATCTGACTTCCCGGCACTTGAACTGCAAAATGTACAGAAAACTTTCGGAGCATTTACAGCTGTCCATCACCTCAGCCTGAACATCGCGGCAGGCCAGATTTATGGTCTGCTGGGACCCAACGGAGCAGGCAAAACCACCACGCTGCGCATGATTGCAGGCCTCCTGATCCCAGATCAGGGAAACATCCGCATTCTGGGGGAAAGTGTGGTGTCCCATCCTCAGCAGGCCAAACGCCCGCTGGCCTACCTGCCAGATGAACCCCTGCTGTATGGCAAATTGCGCCCCATGGAACACCTGGAATTTGTGGCAGGACTGTGGGGCATGAAAGCCTCTGAGGCATACAGGGAAGCGGAAGAACTGCTGAAATGGCTGGATTTGTGGCAGCACCGCAGTGCCTTCACCGAAAGCTACTCCAGAGGCATGAAGCAAAAACTGGCCCTGGCTGCTGCCCTGATTCACAAACCCCAGGTGATGGTGCTTGATGAACCCCTCACTGGTCTGGATGCTGCCGCTGCCAGACAGGTGAAAGACCTGCTTTCCCAGTTTGTGAAAGACGGCAACACCGTGGTCCTGACCACCCACATCCTGGAGGTTGCAGAGCGCATGGCAGAACGCATTGCCATCATCAACAAAGGCCAGATCATTGCAGAAGGTTCCTTGCAGGAATTGCGCACCCAGAGTGGCGACACCGAAGGCAGCCTGGAAGATGTCTTTCTGGACCTGGTGGGTGAGGCATGA
- a CDS encoding S8 family peptidase: MKSALLIGLLLCGVASAQKNKEVTTKKNQHARTQPVGVVPGQLIVKFKKKGNANGIFKQLAKAGINLSPIRELGDGSFLVEFSEDSGLSVSVLGLDVKAGGSALDALDKKTRQALDKLNKFFDIEYAEPNYVFKPYAVPNDQFYSLQWHMPKLNLPKAWDYTRGSNVVVAVLDTGQTKHPDLMPNYVTGFDFLSDPKMGGDGNGRDNDPTDVGDGGTCDDGITYENSWHGTHVDGIIAGATNNTEGVSGVGWTTKIQNLRVLGKCGGSMADIADAIRWAAGITVANMIPNPNPAKVINMSLGAYTGIACPITYQNAINDAVARGVTVVVAAGNDGKNASGSSPANCNNVIAVTAVNLNMTRAYYGNFGANVTLAAFGGDTTRDDNNDGYGDGILSDLWSEDGKEWYYAFMEGTSMATPQVSGVVALMYALKPKITPAQVKDILKKSVTVLPSGACTQGCGAGLLNAGKALELTKALP, encoded by the coding sequence ATGAAATCTGCACTTCTGATTGGTCTTCTGCTTTGCGGGGTTGCATCCGCACAGAAAAACAAAGAGGTCACCACCAAAAAGAACCAGCATGCCCGGACCCAGCCTGTGGGTGTGGTGCCTGGTCAGCTGATTGTGAAATTCAAGAAAAAAGGCAATGCCAACGGGATTTTCAAACAACTGGCCAAAGCAGGCATCAACCTGTCTCCCATCCGTGAACTCGGAGATGGCTCTTTCCTGGTGGAGTTTTCTGAGGACTCTGGCCTGTCGGTTTCCGTGCTGGGTCTGGATGTGAAAGCCGGAGGTAGCGCCCTGGATGCCCTGGACAAGAAAACCCGTCAGGCCCTGGACAAGCTGAACAAGTTCTTCGACATTGAGTATGCCGAACCCAACTATGTGTTCAAGCCTTACGCGGTGCCCAACGACCAGTTTTATTCTTTGCAGTGGCACATGCCCAAACTGAACCTCCCCAAAGCCTGGGATTACACCAGAGGCAGCAACGTGGTGGTGGCCGTGCTGGACACCGGCCAGACCAAGCACCCTGACCTGATGCCCAACTACGTCACTGGCTTTGACTTCCTCAGCGATCCCAAAATGGGTGGAGACGGCAACGGACGGGACAACGACCCCACCGACGTGGGCGACGGTGGCACCTGTGACGACGGCATCACCTACGAGAACTCCTGGCATGGTACACACGTGGACGGCATCATCGCCGGGGCCACCAACAACACCGAAGGGGTTTCCGGGGTGGGCTGGACCACCAAAATCCAGAACCTGAGGGTGCTGGGCAAGTGTGGTGGCTCCATGGCTGACATTGCCGATGCGATCCGCTGGGCAGCTGGCATCACTGTGGCCAACATGATTCCCAACCCCAACCCTGCAAAAGTCATCAACATGAGCCTGGGGGCTTACACCGGAATTGCCTGCCCCATCACCTACCAGAATGCCATCAATGATGCAGTGGCCCGTGGGGTCACCGTGGTGGTGGCCGCCGGGAACGATGGCAAGAATGCCTCCGGGTCCTCTCCTGCCAACTGCAACAACGTGATCGCTGTGACGGCAGTGAACCTCAACATGACCCGCGCCTACTATGGCAACTTCGGGGCCAATGTCACCCTGGCAGCTTTCGGTGGAGACACCACCCGTGATGACAACAACGACGGTTACGGCGACGGCATCCTCTCTGATCTGTGGAGCGAAGACGGCAAAGAGTGGTACTACGCTTTCATGGAAGGCACCAGCATGGCCACCCCCCAGGTGTCTGGTGTCGTTGCCCTGATGTACGCCCTGAAGCCCAAAATCACCCCTGCTCAGGTGAAAGACATCCTGAAGAAATCCGTGACGGTGCTGCCTTCTGGGGCTTGCACCCAGGGATGTGGAGCAGGCTTGCTGAACGCTGGCAAAGCGCTGGAATTGACCAAAGCCCTGCCTTAA